The following are from one region of the Brienomyrus brachyistius isolate T26 chromosome 4, BBRACH_0.4, whole genome shotgun sequence genome:
- the LOC125740278 gene encoding macrophage mannose receptor 1-like isoform X4, producing the protein MMQPRRFVVLFLICTWVAVAETGSHFQIYHESEGKCLAVMNDGKLQLLNCNRNSMAQKFFWGSQHRIYNGYAKQCLVVKESANWATVVLKVCNEKEELQKWECKNDTFVDLKDKRLHLHYKTSVLHVCNDTQCTSKWRIYGTTESICSQPQEDLFTILGNSQGKPCMFPFKYENSWYTECTTRNKASDEPWCATVTDYNDDQKWGLCPSKSATKHWDQNSVNQDWYLINPSAQLKWHQARMSCRQMGADLLSILEPHEQNFISGLSQKHSSALLWIGLNSLSSGNGWQWVDGRPFRYLNWAPGHPSSTPGYNCGIVNTGRASFWETSDCSQVTGYICRRSSSRGIPTVHPADGNSYRCPKHWLTYRDQCFDLRRLKKVWKEALAECRRDGGDLASIHDIAEQDFIISQLGYLPTDKLWIGLNDQKIQQLFEWSDGSAVTFTKWELDEPSHVSVLKEDCVLMRGEEGKWADDNCENDFGFICKKKAEVVPGGLVTTAPGCSEGWTRHGSFCYQIGSEEKTFEDANQDCLSKDSHLVNVASRFENAFLTSLVGLRPERYFWIGLSNKDQKETFVWTSSANVRFTHFGPGLPGQQQGCVAMMTGTAAGLWDVLSCTRGEKYICKTLAQGVEPTTAPPTTAPARCADGWKPLGMRDSCYKVYKRYRDGRKTWFESQKYCRDIGGDLLSIHSELDVKHMRPDTAWIGLSALDPTSGFVWSDGSSSAFENWDDEEPNNYNGVELCGEIYSYNLKWNDRHCESLNSWICQIRKGVTPNPEPTDSPLVYNKTEDGWIVYDGTEYYINRNLHSMEEARQYCQRKSGDLVVINGESERVFLWKMMTQMETFYWRSGQYYIGLTIDLDQSVQWMDGSPTVFLAWDKDEPGFTNYDENCVVMTSGMGFWMNTNCGKPMPSVCKRASGSPPNATLPPPMSKGGCALGWTHFDGKCYGFFGKNSEEQKSWEDARNYCIMKESRLASILSEEEQVFLVSELIDTPVDMWTGLNSQNRDSHFLWSDGKPVQYLNWAKGHPYNVPYHSHHEYFMQFPQTGSPKCTLLSRHPENMVGKWKTASCLEKHGFICKKDSDPARPIPTPEPPGTQHNIGNGTLVVVPEHMDWYSANQHCKAKTANLASVPDMLIQSVLHRLAYELKQRLWIGLNTNETDGYFKWSDNWLFHFTNWGLGEPRSDLPCVFVDVDGKWKTDHCNGTYHPVCKTWSGTIPTHPPQIPGRCPDLEWIPFRGHCYKIESSSGGSWAYAATECRKLGASLVTITDPVENNFLYSNVEPIRRPNWQYWIGLYLNYQGQWVWFDDSPVDYTNWEDAFVATDRICAFLNPFTSKWGMSSCLGNEYYICKVDKVIQPPVTPSITVLPRHGGPHVYTGIIVVVLVLLVALAGLAFLFVRRRGGATITVPPSFENMLYFGSHRRPDVDILTKNMEVHPEGSQ; encoded by the exons ATGATGCAGCCAAGACGTTTTGTGGTTTTATTCTTAATCTGCACCTGGGTTGCTGTTGCCGAAACAG GCAGCCATTTCCAAATCTATCACGAGAGCGAGGGAAAATGTCTGGCAGTGATGAACGACGGCAAGTTGCAGCTGCTTAACTGCAACCGAAACTCTATGGCCCAGAAATTCttttgggggtcacagcaccgCATATACAACGGCTACGCCAAACAGTGTCTGGTCGTGAAGGAATCCGCCAACTGGGCGACTGTAGTACTGAAAGTGTGCAACGAAAAGGAGGAGTTACAGAAATGGGAATGCAAGAATGACACCTTCGTGGACCTAAAAGATAAACGCTTACACCTGCACTATAAAACTTCCGTCCTGCATGTCTGCAATGACACGCAATGCACAAGTAAATGGAGAATTTATGGGACTACGGAGAGCATCTGCTCACAGCCACAGGAAG ATCTGTTTACCATTTTGGGGAATTCTCAGGGGAAGCCTTGCATGTTCCCCTTCAAATATGAGAACAGTTGGTACACAGAGTGTACGACGCGCAACAAGGCCAGCGACGAGCCGTGGTGCGCTACGGTCACTGACTATAACGATGACCAGAAGTGGGGGTTGTGCCCATCGAAAT CAGCTACCAAGCACTGGGACCAAAACTCAGTAAATCAGGATTGGTACCTGATCAATCCTAGTGCTCAGCTGAAGTGGCATCAGGCCAGGATGAGCTGCAGACAGATGGGGGCAGACCTACTGAGTATTCTCGAGCCTCATGAGCAGAACTTTATCTCAG GACTGAGCCAGAAACACAGTTCTGCCCTTCTTTGGATTGGACTAAACAGTCTGTCATCTGGAAATGGCTGGCAGTGGGTTGATGGGAGACCTTTTCGGTACTTAAACTGGGCTCCTG GGCACCCATCTTCTACTCCTGGGTATAACTGCGGCATCGTGAACACGGGGAGAGCATCCTTCTGGGAGACCAGCGACTGCTCGCAGGTCACGGGGTATATCTGCCGCAGATCAAGCTCCAGGGGAATCCCCACCGTTCATCCAG CAGACGGGAACTCCTACAGATGCCCCAAGCACTGGCTAACATACCGGGACCAGTGCTTTGACCTACGGCGCTTGAAGAAGGTGTGGAAGGAGGCCTTGGCAGAGTGCCGCAGGGACGGAGGCGACCTCGCCAGCATCCACGACATCGCAGAGCAAGACTTCATCATTTCGCAGCTCGGATACC TTCCGACAGACAAACTGTGGATTGGCTTAAACGACCAGAAGATTCAACAGTTGTTCGAGTGGAGCGACGGCTCCGCGGTTACGTTCACCAAGTGGGAGCTGGACGAGCCGTCCCACGTCTCTGTCCTAAAGGAGGACTGTGTGCTGATGAGAGGGGAG GAAGGGAAGTGGGCAGACGACAACTGCGAGAATGATTTTGGGTTCATCTGTAAGAAAAAGGCTGAAGTTGTCCCTGGGGGGTTGGTAACAACAGCTCCAGGCTGCAGTGAG GGCTGGACCAGACATGGGTCATTCTGCTACCAGATAGGTTCAGAAGAAAAAACCTTTGAAGATGCGAACCAGGATTGTTTGAGCAAGGATTCCCATTTGGTTAACGTTGCAAGCAG GTTCGAGAATGCTTTCCTCACTAGCTTGGTGGGACTGAGGCCTGAGAGGTATTTCTGGATTGGACTGTCTAACAAGGACCAGAAAGAAACGTTTGTATGGACCAGCTCTGCAAATGTCAGGTTCACGCACTTTGGGCCAGGGCTGCCAG GTCAGCAGCAGGGTTGTGTTGCCATGATGACCGGTACTGCCGCTGGCCTATGGGATGTCTTGAGTTGTACCAGGGGGGAAAAATATATCTGTAAGACTTTGGCTCAGGGGGTGGAGCCAACCACTGCCCCGCCCACCACAGCGCCGGCCAGATGCGCTGATGGCTGGAAACCTTTGGGGATGAGGGATTCCTGTTACAAG GTTTACAAAAGATATCGTGATGGCAGGAAGACGTGGTTTGAGTCTCAGAAATACTGCAGAGACATTGGGGGAGACCTTCTTAGTATTCACAGTGAACTGGATGTTAAACATATGAGG CCGGACACAGCTTGGATCGGGCTCAGCGCTCTTGATCCTACTTCCGGATTTGTATGGAGCGACGGATCCTCA TCAGCCTTCGAAAACTGGGACGACGAAGAGCCCAACAATTACAACGGAGTAGAGCTTTGTGGGGAAATCTACTCGTACAATTTAAAGTGGAACGACCGCCACTGTGAGAGCCTCAACAGTTGGATCTGCCAGATTCGCAAAG GTGTGACCCCAAATCCCGAGCCAACTGACAGCCCACTAG TGTACAACAAGACGGAGGATGGCTGGATCGTGTATGATGGCACAGAGTACTACATTAACCGCAATCTTCATTCAATGGAAGAAGCCAGGCAATACTGCCAGAGGAAGAGTGGTGACCTCGTCGTCATAAACGGCGAAAGTGAGAGGGTCTTCCTCTGGAAAATG ATGACCCAGATGGAAACCTTTTATTGGAGATCCGGTCAATACTACATTGGTCTGACCATTGACCTTGACCAGTCCGTTCA gtggatggatggatcacccACGGTGTTCTTGGCCTGGGACAAAGACGAGCCTGGGTTTACCAATTACGATGAAAACTGTGTGGTCATGACTTCTGGGATGG GGTTCTGGATGAACACTAACTGTGGCAAGCCCATGCCTTCTGTTTGTAAGCGAGCCAGCGGGTCCCCCCCCAATgccactctgcccccccccatgagcAAGGGAGGCTGTGCACTTGGATGGACCCACTTCGATGGAAAA TGCTACGGGTTCTTCGGGAAGAACTCAGAGGAGCAGAAGTCATGGGAAGACGCCCGGAATTACTGCATCATGAAGGAGTCTAGGTTGGCGTCCATCCTTAGTGAAGAAGAACAAG TATTTTTGGTCAGCGAGTTGATCGACACACCCGTGGACATGTGGACCGGCCTGAATTCACAGAACAGAGATTCCCATTTCCTGTGGAGCGATGGGAAACCCGTCCAGTACCTGAACTGGGCCAAGGGACATCCCTATAAT GTTCCATACCATAGCCACCATGAATATTTTATGCAG TTTCCACAGACTGGCAGCCCAAAATGCACACTCTTGTCCAGACATCCGGAGAACATGGTGGGGAAATGGAAGACAGCTTCGTGTTTGGAGAAACACGGCTTCATCTGCAAGAAGGACTCTG ATCCTGCAAGACCTATACCTACACCTGAGCCACCTGGAACTCAGCATAACATTGGAAATGGCACCCTGGTGGTGGTGCCAGAGCATATGGATTGGTACAGTGCCAATCAGCACTGCAAGGCGAAAACGGCTAATCTGGCTAGCGTGCCAGACATGCTAATCCAGTCCGTCTTACACCGGTTAGCCTATGAGCTCAAGCAACGCCTCTGGATCGGACTCAACACTAATGAG ACTGATGGATATTTCAAATGGAGTGATAATTGGTTATTCCATTTCACTAACTGGGGCCTTGGTGAACCACGAAGCGACCTTCCTTGCGTGTTTGTGGACGTGGATGGGAAGTGGAAGACCGACCATTGCAATGGCACCTATCACCCTGTGTGCAAGACCTGGTCAG gTACCATTCCCACACATCCACCGCAGATTCCCGGCAGGTGCCCCGATCTGGAATGGATCCCCTTCAGGGGGCACTGCTATAAGATAGAATCCTCCTCTGGTGGCTCGTGGGCCTACGCTGCCACGGAATGCCGCAAATTAG GAGCGTCCCTGGTGACCATCACAGATCCGGTGGAAAACAACTTTTTATACAGCAATGTGGAGCCTATTAGGCGGCCGAACTGGCAGTACTGGATCGGCCTTTACCTGAATTATCAAG GGCAGTGGGTGTGGTTTGATGACAGTCCAGTGGACTACACGAACTGGGAGGATGCATTTGTGGCCACAGACCGTATCTGTGCATTTTTGAACCCCTTCACCTCCAAGTGGGGCATGAGCAGCTGTTTAGGCAACGAATACTACATCTGCAAGGTGGACAAAG TTATACAGCCCCCGGTGACTCCGTCCATAACAG TTCTTCCCAGGCACGGCGGTCCCCATGTGTACACCGGTATCATCGTGGTGGTGCTTGTCCTGCTCGTTGCCCTGGCGGGGCTGGCCTTCCTGTTCGTCCGCAGGAGGGGGGGTGCCACAATCACAGTCCCACCCAGCTTTGAGAACATGCTGTACTTTGGCTCGCACCGCAGACCTGACGTGGACATCTTGACCAAGAATATGGAGGTCCACCCTGAGGGGAGCCAATGA
- the LOC125740278 gene encoding macrophage mannose receptor 1-like isoform X3, with protein sequence MMQPRRFVVLFLICTWVAVAETGSHFQIYHESEGKCLAVMNDGKLQLLNCNRNSMAQKFFWGSQHRIYNGYAKQCLVVKESANWATVVLKVCNEKEELQKWECKNDTFVDLKDKRLHLHYKTSVLHVCNDTQCTSKWRIYGTTESICSQPQEDLFTILGNSQGKPCMFPFKYENSWYTECTTRNKASDEPWCATVTDYNDDQKWGLCPSKSTKHWDQNSVNQDWYLINPSAQLKWHQARMSCRQMGADLLSILEPHEQNFISGLSQKHSSALLWIGLNSLSSGNGWQWVDGRPFRYLNWAPGHPSSTPGYNCGIVNTGRASFWETSDCSQVTGYICRRSSSRGIPTVHPADGNSYRCPKHWLTYRDQCFDLRRLKKVWKEALAECRRDGGDLASIHDIAEQDFIISQLGYLPTDKLWIGLNDQKIQQLFEWSDGSAVTFTKWELDEPSHVSVLKEDCVLMRGEEGKWADDNCENDFGFICKKKAEVVPGGLVTTAPGCSEGWTRHGSFCYQIGSEEKTFEDANQDCLSKDSHLVNVASRFENAFLTSLVGLRPERYFWIGLSNKDQKETFVWTSSANVRFTHFGPGLPGQQQGCVAMMTGTAAGLWDVLSCTRGEKYICKTLAQGVEPTTAPPTTAPARCADGWKPLGMRDSCYKVYKRYRDGRKTWFESQKYCRDIGGDLLSIHSELDVKHMRDSDPYDMDDFSLHWSWPDTAWIGLSALDPTSGFVWSDGSSSAFENWDDEEPNNYNGVELCGEIYSYNLKWNDRHCESLNSWICQIRKGVTPNPEPTDSPLVYNKTEDGWIVYDGTEYYINRNLHSMEEARQYCQRKSGDLVVINGESERVFLWKMMTQMETFYWRSGQYYIGLTIDLDQSVQWMDGSPTVFLAWDKDEPGFTNYDENCVVMTSGMGFWMNTNCGKPMPSVCKRASGSPPNATLPPPMSKGGCALGWTHFDGKCYGFFGKNSEEQKSWEDARNYCIMKESRLASILSEEEQVFLVSELIDTPVDMWTGLNSQNRDSHFLWSDGKPVQYLNWAKGHPYNVPYHSHHEYFMQFPQTGSPKCTLLSRHPENMVGKWKTASCLEKHGFICKKDSDPARPIPTPEPPGTQHNIGNGTLVVVPEHMDWYSANQHCKAKTANLASVPDMLIQSVLHRLAYELKQRLWIGLNTNETDGYFKWSDNWLFHFTNWGLGEPRSDLPCVFVDVDGKWKTDHCNGTYHPVCKTWSGTIPTHPPQIPGRCPDLEWIPFRGHCYKIESSSGGSWAYAATECRKLGASLVTITDPVENNFLYSNVEPIRRPNWQYWIGLYLNYQGQWVWFDDSPVDYTNWEDAFVATDRICAFLNPFTSKWGMSSCLGNEYYICKVDKVIQPPVTPSITVLPRHGGPHVYTGIIVVVLVLLVALAGLAFLFVRRRGGATITVPPSFENMLYFGSHRRPDVDILTKNMEVHPEGSQ encoded by the exons ATGATGCAGCCAAGACGTTTTGTGGTTTTATTCTTAATCTGCACCTGGGTTGCTGTTGCCGAAACAG GCAGCCATTTCCAAATCTATCACGAGAGCGAGGGAAAATGTCTGGCAGTGATGAACGACGGCAAGTTGCAGCTGCTTAACTGCAACCGAAACTCTATGGCCCAGAAATTCttttgggggtcacagcaccgCATATACAACGGCTACGCCAAACAGTGTCTGGTCGTGAAGGAATCCGCCAACTGGGCGACTGTAGTACTGAAAGTGTGCAACGAAAAGGAGGAGTTACAGAAATGGGAATGCAAGAATGACACCTTCGTGGACCTAAAAGATAAACGCTTACACCTGCACTATAAAACTTCCGTCCTGCATGTCTGCAATGACACGCAATGCACAAGTAAATGGAGAATTTATGGGACTACGGAGAGCATCTGCTCACAGCCACAGGAAG ATCTGTTTACCATTTTGGGGAATTCTCAGGGGAAGCCTTGCATGTTCCCCTTCAAATATGAGAACAGTTGGTACACAGAGTGTACGACGCGCAACAAGGCCAGCGACGAGCCGTGGTGCGCTACGGTCACTGACTATAACGATGACCAGAAGTGGGGGTTGTGCCCATCGAAAT CTACCAAGCACTGGGACCAAAACTCAGTAAATCAGGATTGGTACCTGATCAATCCTAGTGCTCAGCTGAAGTGGCATCAGGCCAGGATGAGCTGCAGACAGATGGGGGCAGACCTACTGAGTATTCTCGAGCCTCATGAGCAGAACTTTATCTCAG GACTGAGCCAGAAACACAGTTCTGCCCTTCTTTGGATTGGACTAAACAGTCTGTCATCTGGAAATGGCTGGCAGTGGGTTGATGGGAGACCTTTTCGGTACTTAAACTGGGCTCCTG GGCACCCATCTTCTACTCCTGGGTATAACTGCGGCATCGTGAACACGGGGAGAGCATCCTTCTGGGAGACCAGCGACTGCTCGCAGGTCACGGGGTATATCTGCCGCAGATCAAGCTCCAGGGGAATCCCCACCGTTCATCCAG CAGACGGGAACTCCTACAGATGCCCCAAGCACTGGCTAACATACCGGGACCAGTGCTTTGACCTACGGCGCTTGAAGAAGGTGTGGAAGGAGGCCTTGGCAGAGTGCCGCAGGGACGGAGGCGACCTCGCCAGCATCCACGACATCGCAGAGCAAGACTTCATCATTTCGCAGCTCGGATACC TTCCGACAGACAAACTGTGGATTGGCTTAAACGACCAGAAGATTCAACAGTTGTTCGAGTGGAGCGACGGCTCCGCGGTTACGTTCACCAAGTGGGAGCTGGACGAGCCGTCCCACGTCTCTGTCCTAAAGGAGGACTGTGTGCTGATGAGAGGGGAG GAAGGGAAGTGGGCAGACGACAACTGCGAGAATGATTTTGGGTTCATCTGTAAGAAAAAGGCTGAAGTTGTCCCTGGGGGGTTGGTAACAACAGCTCCAGGCTGCAGTGAG GGCTGGACCAGACATGGGTCATTCTGCTACCAGATAGGTTCAGAAGAAAAAACCTTTGAAGATGCGAACCAGGATTGTTTGAGCAAGGATTCCCATTTGGTTAACGTTGCAAGCAG GTTCGAGAATGCTTTCCTCACTAGCTTGGTGGGACTGAGGCCTGAGAGGTATTTCTGGATTGGACTGTCTAACAAGGACCAGAAAGAAACGTTTGTATGGACCAGCTCTGCAAATGTCAGGTTCACGCACTTTGGGCCAGGGCTGCCAG GTCAGCAGCAGGGTTGTGTTGCCATGATGACCGGTACTGCCGCTGGCCTATGGGATGTCTTGAGTTGTACCAGGGGGGAAAAATATATCTGTAAGACTTTGGCTCAGGGGGTGGAGCCAACCACTGCCCCGCCCACCACAGCGCCGGCCAGATGCGCTGATGGCTGGAAACCTTTGGGGATGAGGGATTCCTGTTACAAG GTTTACAAAAGATATCGTGATGGCAGGAAGACGTGGTTTGAGTCTCAGAAATACTGCAGAGACATTGGGGGAGACCTTCTTAGTATTCACAGTGAACTGGATGTTAAACATATGAG GGACTCAGACCCTTATGACATGGATGATTTCTCGCTACATTGGTCATGGCCGGACACAGCTTGGATCGGGCTCAGCGCTCTTGATCCTACTTCCGGATTTGTATGGAGCGACGGATCCTCA TCAGCCTTCGAAAACTGGGACGACGAAGAGCCCAACAATTACAACGGAGTAGAGCTTTGTGGGGAAATCTACTCGTACAATTTAAAGTGGAACGACCGCCACTGTGAGAGCCTCAACAGTTGGATCTGCCAGATTCGCAAAG GTGTGACCCCAAATCCCGAGCCAACTGACAGCCCACTAG TGTACAACAAGACGGAGGATGGCTGGATCGTGTATGATGGCACAGAGTACTACATTAACCGCAATCTTCATTCAATGGAAGAAGCCAGGCAATACTGCCAGAGGAAGAGTGGTGACCTCGTCGTCATAAACGGCGAAAGTGAGAGGGTCTTCCTCTGGAAAATG ATGACCCAGATGGAAACCTTTTATTGGAGATCCGGTCAATACTACATTGGTCTGACCATTGACCTTGACCAGTCCGTTCA gtggatggatggatcacccACGGTGTTCTTGGCCTGGGACAAAGACGAGCCTGGGTTTACCAATTACGATGAAAACTGTGTGGTCATGACTTCTGGGATGG GGTTCTGGATGAACACTAACTGTGGCAAGCCCATGCCTTCTGTTTGTAAGCGAGCCAGCGGGTCCCCCCCCAATgccactctgcccccccccatgagcAAGGGAGGCTGTGCACTTGGATGGACCCACTTCGATGGAAAA TGCTACGGGTTCTTCGGGAAGAACTCAGAGGAGCAGAAGTCATGGGAAGACGCCCGGAATTACTGCATCATGAAGGAGTCTAGGTTGGCGTCCATCCTTAGTGAAGAAGAACAAG TATTTTTGGTCAGCGAGTTGATCGACACACCCGTGGACATGTGGACCGGCCTGAATTCACAGAACAGAGATTCCCATTTCCTGTGGAGCGATGGGAAACCCGTCCAGTACCTGAACTGGGCCAAGGGACATCCCTATAAT GTTCCATACCATAGCCACCATGAATATTTTATGCAG TTTCCACAGACTGGCAGCCCAAAATGCACACTCTTGTCCAGACATCCGGAGAACATGGTGGGGAAATGGAAGACAGCTTCGTGTTTGGAGAAACACGGCTTCATCTGCAAGAAGGACTCTG ATCCTGCAAGACCTATACCTACACCTGAGCCACCTGGAACTCAGCATAACATTGGAAATGGCACCCTGGTGGTGGTGCCAGAGCATATGGATTGGTACAGTGCCAATCAGCACTGCAAGGCGAAAACGGCTAATCTGGCTAGCGTGCCAGACATGCTAATCCAGTCCGTCTTACACCGGTTAGCCTATGAGCTCAAGCAACGCCTCTGGATCGGACTCAACACTAATGAG ACTGATGGATATTTCAAATGGAGTGATAATTGGTTATTCCATTTCACTAACTGGGGCCTTGGTGAACCACGAAGCGACCTTCCTTGCGTGTTTGTGGACGTGGATGGGAAGTGGAAGACCGACCATTGCAATGGCACCTATCACCCTGTGTGCAAGACCTGGTCAG gTACCATTCCCACACATCCACCGCAGATTCCCGGCAGGTGCCCCGATCTGGAATGGATCCCCTTCAGGGGGCACTGCTATAAGATAGAATCCTCCTCTGGTGGCTCGTGGGCCTACGCTGCCACGGAATGCCGCAAATTAG GAGCGTCCCTGGTGACCATCACAGATCCGGTGGAAAACAACTTTTTATACAGCAATGTGGAGCCTATTAGGCGGCCGAACTGGCAGTACTGGATCGGCCTTTACCTGAATTATCAAG GGCAGTGGGTGTGGTTTGATGACAGTCCAGTGGACTACACGAACTGGGAGGATGCATTTGTGGCCACAGACCGTATCTGTGCATTTTTGAACCCCTTCACCTCCAAGTGGGGCATGAGCAGCTGTTTAGGCAACGAATACTACATCTGCAAGGTGGACAAAG TTATACAGCCCCCGGTGACTCCGTCCATAACAG TTCTTCCCAGGCACGGCGGTCCCCATGTGTACACCGGTATCATCGTGGTGGTGCTTGTCCTGCTCGTTGCCCTGGCGGGGCTGGCCTTCCTGTTCGTCCGCAGGAGGGGGGGTGCCACAATCACAGTCCCACCCAGCTTTGAGAACATGCTGTACTTTGGCTCGCACCGCAGACCTGACGTGGACATCTTGACCAAGAATATGGAGGTCCACCCTGAGGGGAGCCAATGA